CTCGTCCCAACGTGGATCAGTTGCTGACTTTGGCGTATCACCGTACACCCAGATGAAAAATTCTCGCCAAAATACTTCGTCTACTGATGAAGTGGTTTGGCGAACCAACTCGCAATTGTTTGACTTGCGAATAAAGCGCAGCAGCCGCTTGCGCGTAGCGCGATACATGGGATCAGACCGCTTATGAACAGCAACTTTTACAGTCATTGCGCACCTCCATATGACAACTAGAACACTCTAAAAACTAACTATACCACCAGTAACGAAACTAATCTGCGCATTTGTGCACAATTCTAAAATTGCTATAGTTAGCAGCATGAAAAAAGCGGATTTGGCCAAGAAAAAGCTACCTGATGCACCTGGTGTGTATTTTTTTCTTGGATCAAAAAAGAAAATCCTTTATATCGGAAAGGCAACTTCACTCAAGAACCGCGTCCGCAGCTATTTCTCAGACGACCTCATCGAGAAGCGCTCCGAGCTTATCGACAAGATGGTAAAGGAAGCTGTGACTGTCGAATGGACCGAAACCGACAGCGTGCTTGAAGCGCTTATCCTTGAAACCAATCTCATTCGCAGTCACAAGCCTCATTTCAACACTCGCAGCAAAGACGACAAAAGTTACAACCATCTGGTAATCACTAATGAGGAATTTCCACGAGTACTAGTAGTACGTGGTAAAGACCTGACCGAAAAGTTTAGTAACGACGACATTAAGTATGAGTTCGGTCCATTTCCGAGTGGCTCACTATTCCGCGAGGCGCTTAAAATTATCCGTAAACTCTTTCAGTTTTATGACACCAGAGTGCCAGTCGGTAGCGAGAAAACAAAAATGGCTCGTGGAAAAATAGATTTTAATCGCCAAATTGGACTCTATCCAGGCCAACAATCAAAGGCAGAATACGCTAAGACCATTCGCCACATCAAGCTTTTTTTTGAAGGCAAAAAGCAGCAAATCATCAAAGAACTGGAGAAGGAAATGATGGCATGCGCCAAAAAGGAAGAATTCGAGGCAGCCGGCAGTATCAAGAAACGCATTTTTGCGCTCACACACATTCAAGACATTGCGCTTATCAAGGATGATATGCGGATTTACCGTGACGACCGGAATATGCGCATTGAAGCCTACGATGTCGCACATCTCCAAAGCCAAGACATGGTTGGCGTCATGACGGTCGTCGAAGGCGGGGAAGCCGTAAAAAGTGAGTACCGTAAGTTTAAAATTCAGTCACTCACAGTCGCCAATGACCCAGCAGCACTTAGAGAAGTACTCTTGCGCCGCCTCGCACATCCTGAGTGGCCCTTCCCGCAACTCATCGTCGTCGACGGCTCTACTGCTCAGAAAAACGCACTGGAGGCGGCGCTCCGCACCAAACAACTTGTTATTCCGGTAGTAGGTGTCGTAAAAGACGACAAGCACAAACCAATTCGTCTCATTGGACAAAAGAGCATCATCGAAAAGCACCAGTATTCCATTTTACTGGCCAATGCAGAATCGCATCGCTTCGCCATTACGTACCACCAGGAAAAGCGTCGCAAACACCTCCGTAACTAATTACTGACATACTTCGTTTCAAACAACATGAATAGCACACAAACCATTGGATTTATTGGTCAGGGCTGGATTGGTAAACACTACGCAGATGATTTTGAAGCACGTGAATACACCACTGTACGCTACGCACTTGAAGAGCCGTACGTACAGAACAAGAGAAAGATTGCTACGTGCGCTATCACGTTCATCGCGGTACCAACTCCCACTACTCCTGATGGTTTTGACGACAGTATGCTTCGTGACGCATTGAGCGTCGTTGGTAAAGGCAAGATTGCAGTAGTTAAATCAACTACCATACCAGGCCTCATCGCTACACTCCAGACTGATTTTCCAGATATTATTTTGCTTCATAGTCCTGAGTTCTTGGTAGAGAAAACAGCTGCTCACGATGCTGCCAACCCGAACCGAAATATTATTGGTTTACCAATAGAAACGCCAAAACACCGCATGGCGGCAGAAGCTGTGTTGGCGGTGCTGCCAAAGGCACCGTACCAAAAGATTATGACCGCCAAGGAATCGGAATTAGTAAAATACGCTGGAAACTGCTTTCTCTATACCAAAGTGCTCTTTATGAATGCGCTGTATGACTTGGTTGAGCAAAGTGGCGCAGATTACGAAACTATCCGTGAAGCCGTGGTACACGATCCACGCATTGGCGAGAGTCACACCAAGCCGGTGCATGATAGCGGGCGAGGAGCTGGTGGTCACTGTTTTATCAAAGATTTCGAAGCGTTTCTGCGAATCTACGCACAACGTATGGGAGAAGACACTGGATACAAAATGCTGACCAGCATGCGCTCATACAACAATCAGCTCTTACGAGAATCAGAGAAGGACCTTGACCTCCTAGAAGGAGTATACGGCACGTAGTGTGTATAAAAATATTTAGATGAGCAGTGATAACTTATGATTAAGTAATTGCAATCATAAGTTTTGAATATGGATAATGAACCAATGACCACAAACGAGAACGAATTACACGACCAGATGCCTGAAGCAGAAGATGATGAGTCAAACACATCTCGACTGTCATTAAAGGTAGTGCTTGCAGCTTTGGCGATCGTAGCCATGTTTGGTTTGGTGCTGAGCAAAATGCTTTCTTAAAGTGAATTCCCAGCCTCAGTCACAACAACAGCCGAAGCATGTTAAAATGACCACATGAACGACATTCGAGTCGCAGTTTTACGCGGTGGCCCAAGCGAAGAATACGCTGTTTCAATGCAATCTGGCTCACGAGTCTTAGCTGCTTTAGACGCACTTGAATACCCTCGAAAAGACATCGTGATTACCAAGAAAGGCGAGTGGCTCGACAACGGCTTCGTAAAAGCGCCTGAACGTGCCTTAGAAGCC
The nucleotide sequence above comes from Candidatus Nomurabacteria bacterium. Encoded proteins:
- a CDS encoding GIY-YIG nuclease family protein produces the protein MKKADLAKKKLPDAPGVYFFLGSKKKILYIGKATSLKNRVRSYFSDDLIEKRSELIDKMVKEAVTVEWTETDSVLEALILETNLIRSHKPHFNTRSKDDKSYNHLVITNEEFPRVLVVRGKDLTEKFSNDDIKYEFGPFPSGSLFREALKIIRKLFQFYDTRVPVGSEKTKMARGKIDFNRQIGLYPGQQSKAEYAKTIRHIKLFFEGKKQQIIKELEKEMMACAKKEEFEAAGSIKKRIFALTHIQDIALIKDDMRIYRDDRNMRIEAYDVAHLQSQDMVGVMTVVEGGEAVKSEYRKFKIQSLTVANDPAALREVLLRRLAHPEWPFPQLIVVDGSTAQKNALEAALRTKQLVIPVVGVVKDDKHKPIRLIGQKSIIEKHQYSILLANAESHRFAITYHQEKRRKHLRN
- a CDS encoding UDP-glucose/GDP-mannose dehydrogenase family protein, with translation MNSTQTIGFIGQGWIGKHYADDFEAREYTTVRYALEEPYVQNKRKIATCAITFIAVPTPTTPDGFDDSMLRDALSVVGKGKIAVVKSTTIPGLIATLQTDFPDIILLHSPEFLVEKTAAHDAANPNRNIIGLPIETPKHRMAAEAVLAVLPKAPYQKIMTAKESELVKYAGNCFLYTKVLFMNALYDLVEQSGADYETIREAVVHDPRIGESHTKPVHDSGRGAGGHCFIKDFEAFLRIYAQRMGEDTGYKMLTSMRSYNNQLLRESEKDLDLLEGVYGT